One region of Thiorhodovibrio frisius genomic DNA includes:
- a CDS encoding CTP synthase, producing the protein MRSKLIFVTGGVVSSLGKGIASASLGALLEARGLKVTMIKLDPYINVDPGTMSPFQHGEVYVTDDGAETDLDLGHYERFLRTQMGRNNNFTTGQIYESVIRKERRGDYLGRTVQVIPHITDEIKDSIRLGANAMKGLAGRSADGPENIAPPDIAPADIAMVEIGGTVGDIESLPFLEAIRQMRVELGREHVLFMHLTLVPYIRTAGEIKTKPTQHSVKELRSIGIQPDILLCRAEQHLPDDERRKIALFTNVGEEAVISAVDADNIYRIPSLLHAQGLDELVVKQFGLDVPPADLSEWDAVLRGFETPRDRVVIGMVGKYMDLTEAYKSLSEALAHAGVHAQAQVEIRYLDSEEIERSGTGALDGLDAILVPGGFGERGIEGKIAAVRHAREQRIPYLGICLGMQVAVIEYARNVAGLEGAHSTEFFSDTPHPVIALITEWATEAGTRERRDASADKGGTMRLGGQNCRLEPGSLARGIYGRHQVRERHRHRYEFNNQYLDPMKDAGLRFSGWSLDGRLVEIVEIPDHPWFIGCQFHPEFTSTPRDGHALFRRFIEAARDYRRARAG; encoded by the coding sequence CTCAAGGTCACCATGATTAAGCTCGATCCCTACATCAATGTGGATCCTGGCACCATGAGTCCTTTTCAGCATGGCGAGGTCTATGTCACCGACGATGGCGCGGAGACGGATCTGGATCTCGGCCACTATGAGCGCTTTCTGCGCACCCAAATGGGGCGCAACAATAATTTCACCACCGGACAGATATACGAGTCCGTCATCCGCAAGGAAAGACGCGGCGATTATCTTGGTCGCACCGTGCAAGTGATTCCACATATCACCGATGAGATCAAGGACAGTATTCGCCTCGGCGCCAACGCGATGAAAGGCTTGGCAGGCCGGTCTGCCGACGGGCCAGAAAACATTGCTCCGCCCGACATTGCTCCGGCCGACATCGCGATGGTCGAGATTGGCGGCACCGTGGGTGACATCGAGTCGCTGCCCTTTCTTGAGGCCATCCGCCAGATGCGCGTCGAACTGGGGCGCGAGCATGTGCTCTTTATGCATCTGACGCTGGTGCCCTACATTCGCACCGCCGGTGAGATCAAGACCAAGCCGACTCAGCATTCGGTCAAGGAGCTGCGTTCTATCGGTATTCAGCCGGACATTCTGCTGTGCCGCGCCGAGCAGCATTTGCCGGATGACGAGCGGCGCAAGATCGCGCTCTTCACCAACGTGGGCGAGGAGGCCGTCATCTCGGCGGTGGATGCAGACAATATCTATCGGATTCCCTCACTGTTGCATGCCCAGGGCCTCGATGAACTGGTAGTCAAGCAGTTTGGGCTCGATGTTCCGCCAGCGGATTTGTCCGAGTGGGATGCGGTCTTGCGCGGTTTCGAGACGCCGCGCGACCGGGTCGTCATCGGCATGGTTGGCAAGTACATGGACCTGACCGAGGCTTACAAGTCGCTGTCTGAGGCTCTGGCTCACGCCGGAGTGCATGCGCAGGCGCAGGTTGAAATCCGCTATCTTGATTCCGAGGAGATTGAGCGCTCGGGCACCGGCGCGCTGGATGGCCTGGATGCCATTCTGGTGCCCGGGGGTTTTGGCGAGCGCGGCATTGAGGGCAAGATTGCCGCCGTGCGCCATGCGCGCGAGCAGCGCATTCCCTATTTGGGGATTTGTCTCGGCATGCAGGTGGCGGTGATCGAATACGCGCGCAATGTTGCTGGCCTTGAGGGCGCGCACAGCACTGAGTTTTTTAGCGACACCCCGCATCCGGTGATCGCCCTTATTACCGAGTGGGCGACCGAGGCCGGCACGCGCGAGCGCCGCGATGCCAGCGCCGACAAGGGTGGCACCATGCGCTTAGGCGGGCAAAACTGCCGGCTCGAGCCTGGCAGTTTGGCGCGCGGAATTTATGGCAGGCATCAGGTTCGCGAGCGCCATCGCCATCGCTATGAATTCAATAATCAGTATCTGGATCCAATGAAGGACGCCGGTCTGCGCTTTTCGGGGTGGTCGCTCGACGGGCGCTTGGTGGAGATTGTTGAAATTCCGGATCACCCCTGGTTCATCGGCTGTCAGTTCCACCCTGAGTTTACATCCACGCCACGCGACGGCCATGCGCTCTTCCGCCGCTTTATTGAGGCGGCGCGTGATTACCGACGCGCGCGCGCTGGGTGA
- a CDS encoding Smr/MutS family protein, whose product MKKTVQESDFELFRQAVDDAQPLAIEAPVPYRERPPPIPRPRPPEADETEERRLSEHEIDTPEYLLYAQPGVQHRVLGELQRGRIAVDLELDLHGLTAAHAQATLREFLADCRARRVRCARIIHGKGARSPDRPPVLKRKLNYWLRLRTEVLAFCSAPRHDGGTGALYVLLRNPDKAQRRRRRDGTH is encoded by the coding sequence ATGAAAAAAACCGTTCAAGAGTCTGATTTCGAGCTTTTTCGGCAAGCCGTTGATGATGCCCAGCCGCTCGCAATTGAAGCTCCCGTGCCCTATCGGGAACGCCCGCCCCCCATTCCACGACCGCGCCCGCCAGAGGCTGACGAGACCGAGGAACGCCGGCTGTCGGAACATGAAATCGACACCCCCGAGTACCTGCTTTACGCCCAGCCCGGCGTGCAGCACCGGGTGCTTGGCGAGTTGCAACGCGGGCGCATCGCAGTCGATCTCGAACTCGATCTGCATGGCCTCACCGCCGCCCACGCCCAAGCAACGCTGCGCGAATTCCTCGCCGACTGCCGCGCCCGGCGCGTGCGCTGCGCCCGGATTATTCACGGCAAGGGCGCGCGCTCACCCGACCGCCCGCCAGTGCTCAAACGCAAACTCAACTACTGGCTGCGGCTGCGCACCGAGGTACTCGCCTTCTGCTCCGCCCCGCGCCACGATGGCGGCACGGGCGCGCTCTATGTGCTGCTGCGCAACCCGGACAAAGCCCAGCGCCGCCGCAGGCGGGACGGCACACACTAA
- a CDS encoding protein-L-isoaspartate(D-aspartate) O-methyltransferase, producing MIEPQKNPAFEREPLALRGRDRLLARLEEDGIRNQQVLETLAGIPRHLFIDEALGTRAYEDSALPIGHGQTISQPYIVARMTELLLESGPCSTVLEIGTGSGFQTAVLAMLVRRVYTIERLAALWGLAEPRLQTLKLRNVRYRHGDGRLGWPEMAPFDGILITAASEGIPRCLAEQLSPGGSMLLPLVVGSQQRLVRLTRTRTGFRHEDLEPVMFVPLLGGVG from the coding sequence GTGATCGAGCCCCAAAAGAACCCGGCCTTTGAGCGCGAACCCCTTGCGCTGCGCGGGCGGGATCGTCTGCTGGCCCGGCTGGAAGAAGACGGCATTCGCAACCAGCAAGTCTTGGAGACTCTGGCCGGGATTCCCCGGCATCTGTTCATCGACGAGGCCCTAGGCACCCGCGCCTACGAGGACTCGGCCCTGCCCATCGGCCATGGTCAGACCATTTCCCAGCCCTATATCGTTGCGCGGATGACCGAACTGTTGCTGGAATCCGGTCCCTGCTCCACAGTGCTGGAGATTGGCACCGGGTCGGGTTTTCAGACCGCCGTGCTGGCGATGCTGGTGCGCCGGGTCTACACAATTGAGCGGCTCGCCGCCCTCTGGGGTCTTGCCGAACCGCGGCTACAGACGCTGAAATTGCGTAATGTGCGCTATCGCCATGGCGATGGTCGCCTCGGCTGGCCGGAAATGGCGCCTTTTGATGGCATCCTTATCACTGCCGCTTCCGAGGGTATCCCCCGATGCCTGGCCGAGCAACTCTCTCCCGGCGGCTCGATGTTGCTGCCGTTGGTCGTGGGCTCGCAGCAGCGACTGGTGCGCCTGACCCGGACTCGTACCGGCTTCCGGCACGAAGATCTGGAGCCGGTCATGTTCGTCCCGTTACTCGGAGGAGTTGGCTGA
- the ftsB gene encoding cell division protein FtsB — protein sequence MTSIRWLVLVLLALFGLLQYRLWVGEGSLAQLHTLKGQIGEQQVELDRLRARNQALIAEVESLKTGLAAIEERARFDLGMIQDGELFLQIIEKSAAERARRRAEPAGEH from the coding sequence ATGACTTCGATACGCTGGCTGGTGCTGGTTCTGCTTGCCTTGTTCGGGCTGCTGCAATACCGCCTGTGGGTGGGGGAGGGCAGTCTGGCGCAATTGCATACGCTAAAGGGGCAGATTGGCGAGCAGCAGGTGGAACTTGATCGCCTGCGCGCGCGCAATCAGGCGCTGATTGCCGAAGTGGAAAGTCTGAAAACCGGCTTGGCGGCTATTGAAGAGCGCGCCCGTTTCGATCTCGGCATGATCCAGGACGGCGAGCTGTTTCTGCAGATCATCGAGAAGTCGGCCGCCGAGCGCGCGCGCCGTCGCGCCGAGCCGGCGGGGGAGCACTGA
- the surE gene encoding 5'/3'-nucleotidase SurE — MNILLSNDDGYRSPGLHALAGALSRYASVTVVAPDRDRSGASHSLTLDTPVRAERVEPGLYRVFGTPTDCVHLALSGLLESGSDFPPDPAPDLVVAGINHGPNLGDDVIYSGTVAAATEGRFLGLPAVAVSSSAFEPRHLDTAAEIAARLVARLGESDWGTSAAQATAKRNIELPEQWQAALFQGQMILNLNIPDLPATEINGLRATRLGNRHKSEPMIRAEDPRGRPVYWVGPPGPEQDAGEGTDFAAVRDGYISVTPLQVDLTRHSAVAALDAWLEGLR; from the coding sequence ATGAATATCCTTCTCAGTAACGATGATGGCTACCGGTCCCCCGGGCTGCACGCGCTCGCCGGGGCGCTGTCGCGTTACGCGAGTGTGACTGTGGTAGCGCCCGACCGGGATCGCAGCGGGGCCAGTCATTCGCTCACGCTCGACACCCCGGTTCGCGCCGAGCGGGTCGAGCCCGGCCTGTATCGTGTGTTTGGCACCCCGACCGACTGCGTGCATTTGGCGCTTTCGGGTCTCCTCGAGTCTGGATCAGATTTTCCGCCAGATCCGGCGCCGGATCTGGTCGTTGCCGGGATCAATCACGGGCCGAATCTTGGCGACGATGTGATCTACTCAGGCACAGTGGCGGCCGCAACCGAGGGTCGTTTTCTTGGCCTGCCGGCGGTGGCGGTCTCGAGCAGCGCCTTCGAGCCCCGACATTTGGATACGGCTGCTGAGATTGCTGCGCGCCTGGTCGCGCGCCTCGGTGAGTCGGACTGGGGCACAAGCGCCGCACAAGCGACTGCCAAGCGAAACATAGAACTGCCAGAACAATGGCAAGCCGCGCTCTTTCAAGGACAGATGATTCTCAACCTGAACATTCCCGACCTTCCCGCCACCGAGATCAATGGCCTGCGTGCCACCCGGCTGGGCAATAGGCACAAGTCGGAGCCCATGATCCGCGCCGAGGACCCGCGTGGCCGGCCTGTCTATTGGGTGGGTCCGCCCGGACCGGAGCAGGACGCTGGCGAGGGAACCGATTTTGCCGCAGTGCGCGATGGCTACATCTCGGTCACGCCGCTACAGGTGGATCTCACCCGCCATAGTGCCGTGGCTGCGCTGGACGCCTGGCTGGAGGGTCTGCGGTGA
- a CDS encoding YqaA family protein, translated as MRLFSALYTRVMRWSEHRHAPWYLGALSFSESSFFPIPPDVMLAPMCLTRPQRAWWFAGLTTLASVAGGLLGYLIGRLAFDLVEPIVGPGGHYAEAFGQAQDWFEHWGIWAVFLAGFSPIPYKVFTITAGVVGMALVPFAIASAIGRGLRFFMVAALMVWGGAPMEAQLRRYVDWIGWLVVVAIGLFVLIKVIL; from the coding sequence ATGCGGCTGTTTTCAGCGCTTTACACCCGGGTCATGCGTTGGTCGGAGCATCGGCACGCGCCCTGGTACCTTGGCGCCTTGAGCTTCTCGGAGTCGTCTTTCTTCCCGATACCGCCGGATGTGATGCTGGCACCCATGTGCCTGACGCGCCCGCAACGTGCCTGGTGGTTTGCGGGTTTGACCACCCTGGCCTCGGTTGCTGGCGGTTTGCTCGGCTATCTGATCGGCCGCCTGGCCTTCGATCTGGTCGAGCCCATTGTCGGCCCGGGCGGCCATTATGCCGAGGCCTTCGGGCAGGCGCAGGACTGGTTCGAGCACTGGGGTATTTGGGCGGTGTTTTTGGCCGGCTTCTCGCCCATTCCCTATAAGGTGTTTACCATCACGGCAGGCGTTGTGGGCATGGCCTTGGTTCCATTCGCCATCGCCTCGGCCATTGGGCGCGGTCTGCGGTTTTTCATGGTTGCGGCGCTGATGGTCTGGGGTGGCGCGCCGATGGAAGCGCAGTTGCGCCGTTACGTTGACTGGATTGGCTGGTTGGTGGTTGTGGCTATTGGGCTCTTTGTGCTCATCAAGGTAATTCTCTAA
- the ispD gene encoding 2-C-methyl-D-erythritol 4-phosphate cytidylyltransferase codes for MASVGQTARQSAQVAAACWVLIPAAGVGRRFGAARPKQYLELDGRRVIDRALDCFLEHSGIRGCVVVLHPDDPYWPEGPHADHPGVLRADGGAERCHSVRNGLDALAAVADEQDWVLVHDAARPCLRRADLDSLLAVLVREPVGALLAVPVHDTVKRANPEPAANAAAPGAVLTADVLPRTVSVAETVPRADLWRAFTPQAFRLGQLRQALDFAFAHDQLVTDDASAIELLGLSPRLVEGHSDNIKITRPEDLDLARFYLSQQAEQAKQTQPESAC; via the coding sequence ATGGCATCAGTGGGCCAGACGGCCCGGCAGTCGGCTCAGGTGGCCGCTGCCTGCTGGGTACTCATCCCGGCAGCCGGCGTCGGCCGACGTTTCGGCGCCGCCCGGCCCAAGCAGTATCTGGAACTCGATGGGCGCCGGGTAATCGACCGCGCGCTTGACTGCTTTCTGGAACATTCCGGCATTCGCGGTTGCGTGGTGGTGCTGCATCCGGATGATCCCTATTGGCCAGAAGGTCCCCATGCGGATCATCCCGGCGTGCTGCGCGCCGATGGCGGAGCGGAACGCTGTCACTCGGTGCGCAATGGGCTGGACGCGCTGGCGGCAGTGGCTGATGAACAGGACTGGGTGCTGGTGCACGATGCCGCCCGGCCCTGTTTGAGGCGCGCGGACTTGGACAGCTTGTTGGCGGTGCTGGTGAGAGAACCCGTGGGCGCGCTGCTTGCGGTGCCGGTGCACGACACCGTCAAGCGCGCCAACCCTGAACCAGCTGCCAATGCGGCGGCACCAGGGGCAGTTCTGACTGCGGATGTTCTGCCGCGAACTGTGTCGGTCGCCGAGACAGTGCCGCGCGCTGACCTCTGGCGCGCCTTCACGCCCCAGGCCTTCCGGCTCGGGCAGCTGAGACAGGCGCTGGACTTCGCCTTTGCCCATGATCAACTGGTGACCGACGATGCCAGCGCCATCGAGCTGCTCGGACTGAGCCCACGCCTGGTGGAAGGCCACAGCGATAATATCAAAATCACGCGCCCCGAGGATCTGGACCTGGCGCGCTTTTATCTCTCGCAACAGGCTGAACAAGCCAAACAGACACAACCGGAGTCGGCATGCTGA
- a CDS encoding peptidoglycan DD-metalloendopeptidase family protein — protein sequence MAVNWRAGLTCIALVLVAFIAGCSGGGVLAPVESRDGYGPAPRGYYRVLRGDTLTGISRRTGHSVSTLAAWNDLGPPYRIHAGSLLRVGPTRAQRGRPATIAAGSGRAERPSAARSDEKPQTASTASQSSSTKATAAGSAARSSGVTWQWPVNGAVEQSYRAGDRSRQGIRIATSPGAKIGAAAKGSVVYSGSGLKGYGNLVIIKHNDHFLSVYGFNRQLLAKQGDRVRAGQVIAEAGQAPNGKYLLHFEIRRDGATVDPLGYLPKR from the coding sequence ATGGCCGTGAACTGGCGCGCGGGTCTGACATGCATCGCGCTGGTGCTGGTTGCATTTATTGCCGGTTGCAGTGGCGGTGGCGTGCTGGCTCCGGTGGAAAGCCGGGATGGTTACGGCCCCGCACCGCGCGGCTATTACCGCGTTCTGCGTGGCGATACGCTCACGGGCATTTCCAGGCGCACCGGGCATTCGGTTTCGACGCTCGCGGCCTGGAACGATCTCGGGCCGCCGTACCGGATTCATGCCGGGAGCTTATTGCGGGTAGGGCCCACGCGCGCGCAGCGCGGGCGGCCCGCGACAATCGCGGCAGGAAGTGGTCGGGCCGAAAGGCCGAGTGCTGCGCGATCGGACGAAAAGCCGCAGACAGCGTCAACGGCATCCCAATCATCATCAACAAAGGCTACTGCGGCTGGCAGTGCCGCACGTTCTAGCGGCGTGACCTGGCAATGGCCGGTCAATGGCGCGGTTGAGCAGAGCTACCGGGCTGGTGATCGCAGTCGCCAGGGTATCCGCATCGCGACATCGCCGGGCGCCAAGATTGGCGCTGCTGCCAAGGGCAGCGTGGTCTATAGCGGCAGCGGACTCAAAGGCTATGGCAATCTTGTCATCATCAAGCACAATGACCACTTCTTGAGCGTCTATGGCTTCAATCGTCAGCTTCTTGCCAAGCAGGGTGATCGGGTCCGTGCCGGTCAGGTCATCGCGGAGGCCGGTCAGGCGCCAAATGGCAAGTATCTGCTGCACTTTGAAATTCGCCGTGATGGCGCCACTGTTGATCCGCTCGGCTATTTGCCGAAACGCTAA
- the ispF gene encoding 2-C-methyl-D-erythritol 2,4-cyclodiphosphate synthase, with product MLIGQGIDVHRFASGRRLVLAGVEVAHEFGLEAHSDGDVVIHALCDALLGAGGFGDIGHHFPDNDPAFKDIDSRVLLRRVMETLATQQLSLVNADLTIVAQAPKLAPHIAAMRACLAGDMGCPPARVNIKATTSERLGFTGRGEGIATFAVVLLEHPPGFLD from the coding sequence ATGCTGATCGGGCAGGGAATTGACGTGCATCGTTTCGCCTCGGGGCGGCGACTGGTGTTGGCCGGGGTCGAGGTCGCGCACGAATTCGGGCTTGAGGCCCATTCCGATGGCGATGTAGTAATTCACGCCCTGTGCGATGCCCTGCTCGGCGCTGGCGGCTTCGGCGACATCGGGCATCATTTCCCGGACAATGATCCGGCCTTCAAGGATATCGACAGCCGCGTGCTGCTGCGCCGGGTGATGGAAACGCTGGCAACGCAGCAACTGTCCCTGGTCAATGCCGACCTGACCATCGTCGCTCAGGCGCCCAAGCTCGCCCCGCATATCGCGGCGATGCGCGCCTGCCTGGCCGGTGACATGGGCTGCCCTCCGGCACGGGTCAACATCAAGGCCACCACCAGCGAGCGGTTGGGTTTCACCGGGCGTGGGGAGGGCATTGCGACTTTCGCCGTGGTGTTGCTTGAGCATCCACCGGGCTTTCTGGACTGA
- the kdsA gene encoding 3-deoxy-8-phosphooctulonate synthase, with translation MNLCGFEVGLDQPLFLIAGPCVIESEGLVLEVAAELKAVTEALGIPYVFKASFDKANRSSIDSFRGLGLETGLRILQRVRSEVGVPVLTDVHEDTPLSEVADVVDKLQTPAFLCRQTNFIQNVAAQGKPVNIKKGQFLAPWDMAQVVRKARQTGNEQILVCERGVSFGYNNLVSDMRALAVMRETGAPVVFDATHSVQLPGGQGHASGGQREFVPVLARAAVAAGVSGLFMETHPNPEQAKSDGPNAWPLGKMRDLLEILVGIDRLVKAGDLAEASLIGAAVGRV, from the coding sequence ATGAACCTCTGCGGCTTTGAAGTCGGCCTTGATCAGCCGCTGTTTCTGATCGCTGGCCCCTGTGTAATTGAGAGCGAAGGGCTGGTGTTGGAAGTGGCAGCCGAGCTCAAGGCGGTTACCGAGGCGCTGGGTATCCCTTATGTTTTCAAGGCATCCTTCGATAAGGCAAATCGGTCATCCATCGATAGCTTTCGTGGGTTAGGCTTGGAGACCGGGCTGCGTATTCTTCAGCGGGTGCGCAGCGAGGTTGGGGTGCCTGTGCTGACCGACGTGCATGAGGATACGCCGCTCAGCGAAGTAGCCGATGTGGTCGATAAACTGCAAACGCCGGCCTTTTTGTGTCGGCAGACCAATTTTATCCAAAATGTGGCCGCGCAGGGCAAGCCGGTAAATATCAAGAAGGGTCAGTTCCTGGCGCCCTGGGACATGGCGCAGGTGGTGCGCAAGGCGCGTCAGACTGGCAATGAGCAGATTCTGGTGTGTGAGCGCGGTGTGAGCTTTGGGTATAACAACCTGGTCTCAGACATGCGCGCGCTGGCGGTGATGCGCGAGACCGGCGCTCCTGTGGTGTTTGATGCAACCCACTCAGTGCAGTTGCCGGGCGGGCAGGGCCATGCCTCCGGTGGGCAGCGGGAGTTTGTGCCTGTGCTGGCGCGTGCGGCGGTGGCGGCTGGGGTGTCGGGTCTCTTCATGGAGACCCACCCGAACCCGGAGCAGGCCAAGAGTGATGGGCCCAATGCCTGGCCGTTGGGGAAAATGCGCGATTTGCTGGAGATATTGGTGGGCATTGACCGGCTGGTCAAAGCGGGGGACTTGGCTGAAGCCTCTTTGATTGGGGCTGCCGTTGGCCGCGTGTGA
- the eno gene encoding phosphopyruvate hydratase — protein sequence MSEIVEVRAREILDSRGNPTVEADVITADGAIGRAAVPSGASTGSREALELRDGDKSRYGGKGVLHACANIGGEIREAALGMEVSDQVALDERMIALDGTENKGRLGANAILGVSMAAAHAAAQEKALPLYQYLGNGNYRLPVPMMNIINGGQHADNSVDFQEFMILPVGAPSIREAVRYGAEVFHALKSVLKGRGLATSVGDEGGFAPDLPSNEAAIEVILEAIEKAGYKAGQDIYLGMDVAASEFYENGRYNLKGEGRTLDAAGMTDLMLEWCAKYPIISIEDGLAEGDWDGWKDHTERLGAKVQVVGDDLYVTNTKILQEGIDKGIANSILIKVNQIGTLTETLAAINMAHGADYTAVVSHRSGETEDTTIADLVVAAATGQIKTGSLSRSDRVAKYNQLMRIEDQLGDSAVYAGRSAFRYL from the coding sequence ATGTCTGAAATTGTCGAAGTCCGCGCGCGGGAGATTCTCGACTCGCGCGGCAATCCGACCGTTGAAGCCGATGTTATCACCGCCGATGGCGCGATTGGTCGTGCTGCCGTGCCTTCGGGCGCTTCGACCGGTTCGCGTGAGGCACTCGAGCTGCGCGATGGCGATAAATCCCGCTACGGCGGCAAGGGCGTACTCCATGCTTGCGCCAATATCGGCGGAGAGATTCGCGAAGCGGCGCTGGGCATGGAAGTGTCGGATCAGGTCGCGCTTGACGAGCGCATGATCGCACTTGACGGCACCGAGAACAAAGGCCGCCTCGGTGCCAATGCCATTCTTGGTGTGTCTATGGCGGCCGCCCATGCTGCCGCGCAGGAAAAAGCCCTGCCGCTGTATCAGTATCTTGGCAATGGCAACTATCGCCTGCCGGTGCCCATGATGAATATCATCAATGGTGGGCAGCATGCCGATAACAGCGTCGATTTTCAGGAGTTCATGATTTTGCCGGTGGGTGCGCCGAGCATCCGCGAAGCGGTGCGCTATGGCGCCGAGGTTTTTCATGCACTCAAATCCGTACTCAAGGGGCGTGGGCTGGCTACCTCTGTGGGCGACGAGGGTGGTTTCGCGCCCGATCTGCCGTCAAACGAGGCGGCGATTGAGGTCATTCTCGAAGCGATCGAGAAAGCCGGCTACAAGGCGGGGCAGGACATTTACCTCGGCATGGACGTGGCGGCGTCTGAGTTCTACGAAAACGGCCGCTACAATCTCAAAGGCGAGGGCCGCACCTTGGATGCCGCCGGCATGACGGATCTGATGCTCGAATGGTGCGCCAAGTATCCCATCATCAGCATCGAGGACGGCCTGGCCGAAGGCGACTGGGATGGCTGGAAGGATCACACCGAGCGACTTGGCGCGAAGGTGCAGGTGGTGGGCGACGATCTTTATGTCACCAATACCAAAATCCTCCAGGAAGGCATCGACAAGGGCATTGCCAATTCCATTCTGATTAAGGTCAACCAGATCGGCACTCTGACCGAAACGCTGGCAGCGATCAACATGGCCCATGGTGCCGACTACACCGCCGTGGTCTCGCATCGTTCGGGCGAGACCGAGGACACCACCATCGCCGATCTGGTCGTCGCCGCTGCGACCGGGCAGATCAAGACCGGCTCCCTGTCGCGTTCTGATCGCGTCGCCAAGTACAACCAGCTGATGCGTATCGAGGATCAACTTGGCGATAGCGCGGTCTACGCCGGGCGCTCGGCGTTTCGGTATCTGTAA
- the truD gene encoding tRNA pseudouridine(13) synthase TruD, giving the protein MRGMESPAISAELTRLIGFEHLPRAHGPALIHGRLRAEPEDFAVAETLSFEPDDQGSHWLLQVRKTGANTEWVARRLAALSGVAVRDIGYAGLKDRQAVATQWFSLPLGEGPAPDWSPLVAEGVEVLDCRRHGRKLRRGAVAWNSFELRLRELSGNLDALPARLSAMASQGVPNYFGPQRFGRDGGNLARAHGLLTGHSGGGRRLSRHQRGLLLSAARSALFNQVLARRVELGSWNRALPGERLQLAGSHSHFLAEVIDDSIAGRVASGDLSPTGPLCGTGESLVGGELAALETEALVPWAGWIEGLGRAGLRAERRALILRPQDLCWEMEEGACLLLRFRLPAGAYATSVVRELGDWLEPASGRIDAASAP; this is encoded by the coding sequence ATGCGCGGCATGGAAAGCCCGGCCATTTCTGCTGAGCTCACGCGCCTTATCGGCTTTGAGCATCTGCCGCGCGCGCATGGTCCAGCGCTGATCCATGGGCGGCTGCGTGCCGAGCCCGAGGACTTTGCCGTCGCCGAGACCTTGAGTTTCGAGCCGGACGATCAGGGCTCGCACTGGCTGCTACAGGTTCGCAAGACAGGCGCCAATACCGAGTGGGTGGCGCGGCGCCTGGCCGCGCTGTCCGGCGTGGCGGTGCGCGACATCGGCTATGCCGGCCTCAAAGATCGCCAGGCGGTGGCGACTCAGTGGTTTTCGCTGCCCCTGGGCGAGGGGCCGGCGCCAGACTGGTCGCCGCTCGTCGCCGAGGGGGTCGAAGTGCTGGATTGCCGCCGTCATGGCCGCAAGCTGCGGCGTGGAGCCGTCGCCTGGAACAGCTTCGAGCTGCGCCTGCGCGAGTTGTCCGGCAATCTCGATGCCCTGCCGGCGCGTCTGTCCGCTATGGCATCTCAGGGCGTGCCAAACTATTTCGGCCCCCAGCGCTTTGGCCGTGATGGGGGCAATCTGGCGCGTGCCCATGGTCTGCTAACCGGTCACTCGGGTGGCGGTCGGCGCCTGTCGCGGCATCAGCGTGGTCTGCTCTTGTCAGCCGCGCGCTCGGCGTTGTTCAATCAGGTACTGGCGCGGCGGGTGGAGCTTGGGTCCTGGAATCGGGCACTACCTGGCGAGCGGCTGCAGCTGGCGGGAAGCCATTCGCATTTTCTGGCTGAGGTGATTGATGACAGCATCGCCGGGCGGGTGGCGAGCGGGGATTTGTCGCCCACCGGGCCGCTGTGCGGGACGGGCGAGTCTCTTGTTGGGGGCGAGCTGGCCGCGCTAGAAACCGAGGCTTTGGTGCCCTGGGCGGGCTGGATCGAGGGCCTTGGCCGCGCGGGTTTGCGTGCTGAACGACGCGCGCTGATTCTGCGCCCACAGGATTTGTGCTGGGAGATGGAGGAGGGGGCTTGCCTGCTGTTGAGGTTCCGCCTGCCGGCGGGTGCTTATGCGACCTCGGTGGTGCGCGAGTTGGGTGATTGGTTGGAGCCGGCAAGCGGCAGAATCGACGCTGCCAGTGCTCCGTGA